In Haladaptatus sp. QDMS2, a single window of DNA contains:
- a CDS encoding ABC transporter permease, producing MGKASFILRRSLQLLVTFWAVGTVLFFLFRLMPGNPTSFVISPQMTPEARQKVIESYGLDEPMHVQYVKFLENVATLDFGQSFHSNAPVQDVIMTYLPNTLVLMLTAFVIAYTFGIILGVLAGWYRGSVFERSTVITALLARSVPSFWVGLIVLWIFGTYLNLIPMEGMTTAGTTYDGFFDMITSVDFLTHLAAPALVLAYYFMGYPLLIMRSSMLEVLSEDFIDVCRAKGLRERTIMFKHAARNALLPIVTAAAIALGYAVGGSVLIETVFAWPGIGREMVRAVLRRDFPVAQGTFMVLAATIIILNFVADLAYGYLDPRVTYD from the coding sequence ATGGGAAAAGCCAGTTTCATACTCAGGCGGTCGTTGCAGCTCCTGGTTACGTTCTGGGCAGTAGGGACCGTGCTGTTCTTCCTGTTCAGGTTGATGCCGGGGAATCCAACCTCGTTCGTCATCTCCCCGCAGATGACCCCCGAGGCCCGCCAGAAAGTCATCGAAAGCTACGGCCTCGACGAGCCAATGCACGTCCAGTACGTGAAGTTCTTGGAGAACGTCGCGACGCTGGATTTCGGCCAGTCGTTTCACTCGAACGCCCCCGTTCAGGACGTCATCATGACGTACCTGCCGAACACGCTCGTGTTGATGTTGACGGCGTTCGTCATCGCCTACACCTTCGGTATCATCCTCGGCGTGCTCGCCGGCTGGTATCGTGGGTCGGTGTTCGAGCGCAGTACGGTCATCACCGCGCTGCTCGCCCGCAGCGTGCCGAGTTTCTGGGTGGGCCTCATCGTCCTCTGGATCTTTGGCACCTACCTGAACCTGATTCCGATGGAGGGGATGACCACTGCAGGAACCACCTACGACGGGTTCTTCGACATGATAACCTCCGTCGATTTCCTCACCCACCTCGCCGCACCGGCGCTCGTCCTCGCCTACTACTTCATGGGCTACCCGCTGCTCATCATGCGGTCGTCGATGCTCGAAGTGCTCTCTGAGGACTTCATCGACGTCTGTCGCGCGAAAGGGCTGAGAGAACGGACGATTATGTTCAAACACGCCGCCCGCAACGCGCTCCTGCCAATCGTCACGGCAGCGGCCATCGCCCTCGGCTACGCCGTCGGCGGCAGCGTGCTCATCGAGACAGTGTTCGCGTGGCCTGGTATCGGTCGGGAGATGGTACGAGCGGTGCTTCGCCGCGACTTCCCCGTCGCACAGGGGACGTTCATGGTGCTCGCCGCGACCATCATCATCCTGAACTTCGTCGCCGACCTCGCCTACGGCTACCTCGACCCACGGGTGACCTACGACTAA
- a CDS encoding winged helix-turn-helix domain-containing protein has protein sequence MDSAVEEIEFLARSAHRVGVLEALTTEPHDRGDLRQVTGASSPTMGRIIADFEERNWIHRAGRTYELTSLGAFVAEQFLTLRDAMETEHKLRDVWQWLPREMPGFSVELFADAVVSRPGPGYPYEPVARLTHLIENTERMWGFDTIVQKSINNEAVCDAVLGGMELEYVFSPTSLEGTYAWNPDRVRAVATSENCAVFVHDNLPDGDRCGLGIVDDRVGICCHDLDTGALVAIIDTDAPAARKWAISVYEQVRNEAKPVSPAQFEGPLEEAPF, from the coding sequence ATGGACTCGGCTGTCGAAGAAATCGAGTTTCTCGCCCGGTCGGCCCACCGGGTCGGCGTCCTCGAAGCGCTGACGACGGAACCACACGACCGAGGCGACCTGCGACAGGTGACCGGCGCTTCTTCGCCGACGATGGGTCGCATCATCGCCGATTTCGAGGAGCGCAACTGGATTCACCGGGCCGGTCGGACCTACGAACTAACCTCGCTCGGTGCGTTCGTCGCAGAGCAATTTCTCACGCTCCGCGACGCAATGGAGACGGAACACAAACTCCGCGACGTCTGGCAGTGGTTACCTCGCGAGATGCCGGGATTTTCAGTGGAGCTGTTCGCCGACGCCGTCGTCTCACGGCCCGGACCAGGCTACCCGTACGAACCCGTCGCTCGCCTCACTCATCTCATCGAGAATACAGAGCGAATGTGGGGATTCGACACCATCGTCCAGAAGTCGATCAACAACGAAGCGGTGTGCGACGCCGTTCTCGGCGGGATGGAACTCGAATACGTCTTCTCGCCAACCTCCCTCGAAGGTACCTACGCCTGGAACCCGGACCGGGTGCGTGCGGTCGCGACGAGTGAGAACTGCGCCGTTTTCGTCCACGATAACCTTCCCGACGGTGACCGCTGTGGTCTCGGAATCGTCGACGACCGGGTGGGCATCTGCTGTCACGATCTCGACACCGGGGCGCTCGTGGCCATCATCGACACCGACGCGCCAGCGGCCCGCAAGTGGGCGATTTCCGTCTACGAACAGGTTCGCAACGAGGCGAAACCGGTCTCACCTGCGCAGTTCGAAGGCCCGCTCGAGGAAGCACCGTTCTAA
- a CDS encoding pyridoxamine 5'-phosphate oxidase family protein, which yields MNENPPENVADSIRYQGKAVEDESWIREFLTGQETGVLGLVDDDTPHLVTQLFVYDDEAHAIFLHGARAGRAHDLVAEGDRPRASFTTSEHGRYIPADEPVNFTVEYSSVVAYGCISLLSAADEKQAVLEKVMAKYAPQLTPGEDYQPMSNESIGGAGREPRPLRSGVKPVEGLHMLTSVDVLFNRFSAHLTSRSYVE from the coding sequence ATGAACGAAAACCCCCCCGAGAACGTCGCCGACTCGATTCGGTATCAGGGCAAAGCGGTCGAAGACGAATCGTGGATTCGAGAGTTTCTCACGGGCCAGGAGACGGGTGTCCTCGGACTCGTAGACGACGACACCCCCCACCTCGTCACCCAGCTCTTCGTCTACGACGACGAAGCCCATGCAATCTTTCTCCACGGTGCACGGGCCGGTCGGGCACACGACCTCGTGGCCGAGGGCGACCGACCTCGGGCATCGTTTACGACGAGTGAGCACGGGCGATACATCCCCGCAGACGAACCGGTGAACTTTACGGTCGAATATTCCAGCGTGGTCGCCTACGGCTGTATCTCGCTTCTTTCGGCGGCCGACGAAAAACAGGCAGTTCTCGAGAAGGTCATGGCGAAGTACGCACCACAGCTTACCCCCGGTGAAGATTATCAACCAATGTCCAACGAATCTATAGGCGGAGCAGGGCGAGAACCCCGACCCTTGAGGTCGGGGGTGAAGCCCGTCGAAGGACTACATATGCTCACTTCGGTTGATGTACTGTTCAATCGTTTCTCGGCTCACCTCACCAGCCGTTCCTACGTAGAATGA
- a CDS encoding VWA domain-containing protein, whose protein sequence is MRRIVLPLTVALLLVAAGCSGAGFDGGNGANAGGNAGSIGLAAGGANDATAFRNNVNEGYVPQPTDMTVEGLFHDYYFDTGQAEACGELFCPSYSRAVSEDPFSKQTERYLTVGLNSGLSKADFERKKLNLVVVLDTSGSMESPFSKYYYDGGEKQTVEDEQAKMAVARESVVALTEHLEADDRFGLVTYDDSAQVIHPLDRVDETDMDYLRDRIRGLNAGGGTNFDDGLQTATSMLEPHRDANQSEYETRIIFVTDAMPNLGDTSGEWLSGRLQDNANHNIYSTFVGVGVDFNTRFVETINEVPGANYYTVNTPDQFRDRMDEGFDYMVTPLVFNLSVSLDSDAYEIAQVYGSPTAEEATGEVMSVQTLFPSRREANRTEGGIILVKLRETGAGDSIRLKASFETRTGERHESTRAVEFGNHEAPYYDNSGVRKAVVLSRYANLMRNWAAYERVQAANGEADPPADGIEYREEFGEWEQQSVPLAVSPPYDQRIAAFEQYFQKEMTALSDSDMQQDAAILATLRTNATTRTATKSPTANATG, encoded by the coding sequence ATGCGAAGGATTGTCCTCCCCCTGACCGTCGCATTGTTGCTCGTGGCGGCCGGGTGCAGTGGTGCAGGATTCGATGGCGGGAACGGCGCGAATGCCGGTGGCAATGCGGGTAGCATCGGACTCGCTGCGGGCGGGGCGAACGACGCCACCGCCTTCCGAAACAACGTGAACGAAGGCTACGTCCCACAACCCACGGACATGACCGTGGAGGGGTTGTTCCACGATTACTACTTCGACACGGGGCAGGCCGAAGCGTGCGGAGAACTGTTCTGTCCCTCCTACTCGCGAGCGGTGAGCGAAGACCCGTTCTCGAAGCAAACCGAGCGCTACCTCACCGTCGGATTGAATTCGGGACTCTCGAAGGCTGACTTCGAGCGCAAGAAACTGAATCTCGTCGTGGTCCTCGACACGTCGGGGTCGATGGAGTCACCGTTCTCGAAGTATTACTACGACGGCGGTGAGAAGCAGACTGTCGAAGACGAGCAGGCGAAAATGGCGGTCGCCCGTGAATCGGTCGTCGCGCTCACGGAGCATCTCGAAGCGGACGACCGCTTCGGACTGGTCACGTACGACGATTCTGCCCAGGTGATTCACCCGCTTGACCGGGTGGACGAGACGGACATGGACTACCTCAGAGACCGCATCCGGGGCCTGAACGCAGGCGGTGGCACGAACTTCGACGACGGTCTCCAAACGGCCACCTCGATGCTCGAACCCCACCGCGACGCGAACCAGAGCGAATACGAAACGCGCATCATCTTCGTCACCGACGCGATGCCGAACCTCGGCGACACCTCGGGCGAATGGCTTTCGGGGCGATTACAGGACAACGCGAACCACAACATCTACTCCACGTTCGTCGGTGTGGGTGTGGACTTCAACACGCGATTCGTCGAGACGATTAACGAGGTTCCAGGAGCCAACTACTACACCGTCAACACGCCCGACCAGTTCCGCGACCGGATGGACGAGGGATTCGACTACATGGTGACGCCGCTCGTGTTCAACCTCTCCGTCTCGCTCGACTCGGACGCCTACGAAATCGCACAGGTGTACGGGTCGCCAACAGCCGAAGAAGCCACCGGCGAGGTCATGTCCGTCCAGACGCTGTTCCCCTCGCGACGCGAGGCAAACCGAACGGAGGGCGGCATCATCCTCGTGAAGCTCAGAGAGACTGGAGCAGGAGACAGCATTCGACTCAAGGCCAGTTTCGAGACGCGAACCGGAGAGCGACACGAATCGACCCGAGCCGTCGAATTTGGCAACCACGAGGCCCCGTATTACGACAACTCGGGGGTACGCAAGGCGGTCGTCCTCTCACGATACGCCAACCTGATGCGTAACTGGGCGGCCTACGAGCGAGTGCAGGCAGCCAATGGCGAAGCCGACCCGCCCGCGGACGGTATCGAATACCGAGAGGAATTCGGAGAGTGGGAGCAACAGTCCGTCCCCCTCGCCGTATCCCCGCCGTACGACCAGCGAATCGCAGCGTTCGAGCAATACTTCCAAAAGGAGATGACCGCACTCTCTGATTCGGATATGCAACAGGACGCGGCGATATTGGCGACGCTCCGGACGAACGCCACTACTAGGACTGCCACGAAGTCACCGACGGCGAACGCGACGGGTTAA
- the tnpA gene encoding IS200/IS605 family transposase, with the protein MEATRSNHTVYNINYHFVWCPRYRHSFLDHVADTLKTEFHVIIERNDYELRSLHISPDHVHVFLGAHPKHSPSAIVSRLKSVTARRLWTDHPEVMRSLYWGGGCWERSFYVGTAGEVSRETIEQYINRSEHM; encoded by the coding sequence ATGGAGGCGACTCGTTCGAATCACACAGTGTACAATATCAACTACCACTTCGTGTGGTGCCCTCGGTATCGACACTCGTTTCTCGACCACGTTGCGGATACGCTGAAGACAGAGTTCCATGTAATTATCGAGCGGAACGACTACGAGTTGCGGTCGTTGCATATCTCACCTGACCACGTTCACGTATTCTTGGGAGCGCATCCGAAGCATTCACCGAGCGCGATTGTATCGCGGTTGAAGAGCGTGACGGCGCGGAGATTGTGGACTGACCATCCTGAAGTGATGCGGTCGTTGTACTGGGGTGGTGGGTGTTGGGAACGTTCATTCTACGTAGGAACGGCTGGTGAGGTGAGCCGAGAAACGATTGAACAGTACATCAACCGAAGTGAGCATATGTAG
- a CDS encoding SDR family NAD(P)-dependent oxidoreductase, translating into MRLANKTAFITGAASGLGRAAAERFAAEGATVIAADVDESGVEELVHELDGEAVAHELDVRDSTAFEDAIDATAAEFGLDILLNNAGIMHHATPMEDLAHGELDRLIDVNVKGVWNGCAAALPHFKRQGSGAIVNTASLAGVIGSPKYAGYSLTKGAVVNVTRAIAAEVGPDGVRVNAVCPGVTETPMPKADHADDEWDEIASRMADAYPLRRLGQPEDVANAMLFLASDEASWITGEALVVDGGFSCA; encoded by the coding sequence ATGCGTCTTGCTAACAAAACAGCATTCATCACGGGCGCGGCGTCGGGACTCGGCCGAGCGGCCGCCGAGCGATTCGCCGCCGAAGGAGCGACGGTCATCGCCGCCGACGTGGACGAGTCAGGTGTCGAAGAACTCGTACATGAACTCGACGGAGAGGCGGTGGCTCACGAACTCGACGTGCGTGATTCGACTGCATTCGAGGACGCAATCGACGCGACGGCAGCCGAATTCGGCCTCGACATTCTGCTCAACAACGCGGGCATCATGCACCACGCGACGCCGATGGAGGACCTTGCCCACGGTGAACTCGACCGGCTCATCGACGTGAACGTTAAAGGCGTCTGGAACGGCTGTGCGGCGGCACTCCCACACTTCAAACGACAGGGTTCAGGGGCTATCGTCAACACCGCGTCGCTCGCGGGTGTCATCGGGTCGCCGAAGTACGCGGGCTACTCGCTGACAAAGGGAGCGGTGGTGAACGTTACTCGCGCTATCGCCGCAGAGGTCGGACCCGACGGCGTGCGCGTGAACGCGGTTTGTCCGGGCGTCACCGAGACGCCCATGCCGAAAGCCGACCACGCAGACGATGAGTGGGACGAAATCGCCTCACGGATGGCCGACGCCTATCCCCTCCGGCGACTCGGGCAACCAGAAGACGTGGCCAATGCCATGCTGTTTCTCGCGAGCGACGAGGCCAGTTGGATAACCGGTGAGGCGCTCGTCGTCGACGGCGGCTTCTCTTGCGCCTGA
- a CDS encoding ABC transporter permease — protein sequence MSQDNSTRSIFDDLGTGSDADEINKWERTARLWKETLREHWSLLTKDLSVRLAMLMVAFFILVAVFAPVIAPNPPLERQYQSSDEILIQKWAEPSFLGGEGGYILGTTAEGFDIFSQLIYGTRSALLVGVIAAVFTAGIGTLVGLVAGYYGGTVDDALMRLVDFLYGMPLLPTVIILVALLGPSLWNIILAVIILQWRATARVIRSQALSLRERPFVKAAKVAGASDWHIISRHLAPNVLPMSFLYGSFAIAWAILTEAGVSFIGLGDPNSVSWGTMLQASRAYSALSFGAWWWFVPPGICIGLLVISGFLIGRGYEEITNPKLQ from the coding sequence ATGTCCCAGGACAATTCGACCCGGTCGATCTTCGACGACCTGGGCACGGGAAGCGATGCGGACGAAATCAACAAGTGGGAACGGACCGCACGCCTCTGGAAGGAGACTCTGCGAGAACACTGGTCGCTGCTGACCAAGGACCTCTCGGTGCGCCTCGCCATGCTGATGGTGGCGTTTTTCATCCTCGTGGCCGTCTTCGCGCCAGTCATCGCGCCGAACCCCCCACTCGAACGTCAGTACCAGAGTTCGGACGAGATTCTCATCCAGAAATGGGCAGAACCCTCGTTTTTAGGCGGTGAGGGCGGTTACATCCTCGGGACGACGGCAGAAGGCTTCGACATCTTCAGCCAACTCATCTACGGAACGCGCTCTGCGCTGCTCGTCGGCGTCATCGCCGCCGTGTTCACCGCGGGCATCGGGACGCTCGTCGGCCTCGTCGCCGGCTACTACGGCGGGACCGTAGACGACGCGCTGATGCGCCTCGTGGACTTCCTCTACGGGATGCCCCTGTTGCCGACGGTCATCATCCTCGTCGCGCTGCTCGGGCCGAGCCTCTGGAACATCATCCTCGCGGTGATTATCCTCCAGTGGCGGGCCACCGCCCGCGTCATCCGGTCGCAGGCACTCTCACTGCGCGAACGCCCGTTCGTCAAGGCGGCGAAGGTGGCCGGCGCGAGCGACTGGCACATCATCAGCAGGCATCTCGCGCCGAACGTGCTCCCGATGTCGTTCCTCTACGGGTCGTTCGCCATCGCGTGGGCGATTCTCACGGAAGCGGGCGTCTCGTTCATCGGCCTCGGCGACCCCAACTCGGTGTCGTGGGGGACGATGCTCCAGGCTTCGCGGGCCTACTCGGCACTCTCGTTCGGTGCCTGGTGGTGGTTCGTCCCGCCCGGAATCTGTATCGGACTGCTCGTAATTAGCGGCTTCCTGATTGGCCGTGGCTACGAAGAAATCACGAATCCCAAACTACAATGA
- a CDS encoding M28 family metallopeptidase has product MTRIPDAVVGATYRSTVGWDLLSALEDLNNRMPGQEGERIAADLVYDAFEDVELDEVSFDEFPIPGWWRGEASLAVEHGDRTSTFRRSHEIVELPGTPEGAASGELVDMGYGLPEDFEDVDLDGCIVMASSVTPEDYGRWVHRSEKYHYAAENGASGFVFYNHIEGALPPTGDVGVTNGPGPIPAIGASKEVGARLKRYCEDGTVEVNLTVECENGSSTSRNIEAVVGPDTEEEVLFTAHVDGHDVGTAANDNGFGTAMVVEVGRILAQVADDLETRVRLVVFGAEETGLYGSYYWSHTHDLENVKCIVNVDGAGYSRNLEIHTHGFDEIGEAYEAVSDEYEMPIKIETGLRPHSDHWPFVQRGVAGAQGRSTGKDNSRGWGHTHGDTLDKLDVRDLRDLSILCAAGVARLAQSDVEVPNVDAGAIKDAAESQRFDAGMKATQTWPWGEERDWPWKDQL; this is encoded by the coding sequence ATGACGCGAATACCAGACGCCGTCGTTGGCGCGACGTATCGCAGCACCGTCGGCTGGGACCTGCTCTCCGCTCTCGAAGACCTGAACAATCGAATGCCGGGCCAAGAAGGCGAACGAATCGCCGCAGACCTCGTTTACGACGCGTTCGAGGACGTCGAACTCGATGAGGTCTCCTTCGATGAGTTCCCAATTCCGGGGTGGTGGCGCGGCGAAGCCTCGCTCGCGGTGGAACACGGCGACCGAACCTCCACTTTCCGCCGGTCTCACGAAATCGTCGAACTTCCGGGCACCCCTGAGGGAGCGGCCTCTGGCGAACTCGTGGACATGGGCTACGGGCTTCCCGAAGACTTCGAAGACGTCGACCTCGACGGCTGTATCGTGATGGCGTCAAGCGTCACTCCCGAGGATTACGGCCGCTGGGTCCACCGCTCGGAGAAGTACCACTACGCCGCAGAAAACGGTGCGTCCGGGTTCGTCTTCTACAACCACATCGAGGGGGCACTGCCACCGACGGGTGACGTGGGCGTCACGAACGGGCCCGGCCCCATCCCAGCCATCGGGGCGAGCAAGGAAGTTGGCGCACGACTCAAGCGCTACTGCGAAGACGGCACGGTCGAGGTCAACCTCACCGTCGAGTGTGAAAACGGGAGTTCCACCTCCCGAAACATCGAGGCCGTGGTCGGTCCCGACACCGAGGAAGAAGTGCTGTTCACCGCGCACGTGGACGGCCACGACGTGGGAACCGCGGCGAACGACAACGGATTCGGAACGGCGATGGTCGTCGAAGTCGGGCGCATCCTCGCACAGGTGGCAGACGACTTAGAAACGCGCGTCCGCCTCGTCGTCTTCGGCGCAGAGGAGACGGGCCTCTACGGGTCGTACTACTGGAGTCACACCCACGACCTGGAGAACGTAAAGTGCATCGTGAACGTGGACGGCGCGGGCTACTCGCGAAACCTCGAAATCCACACTCACGGCTTCGACGAAATCGGTGAGGCGTACGAAGCCGTCTCAGATGAGTACGAGATGCCCATCAAAATCGAAACGGGTCTCCGTCCGCACTCGGACCACTGGCCGTTCGTCCAGCGCGGCGTCGCCGGGGCGCAAGGGCGTTCGACGGGCAAGGACAATAGCCGAGGGTGGGGTCATACTCACGGGGACACGCTCGACAAACTTGACGTCCGCGACCTGCGCGACCTCTCGATTCTCTGCGCCGCGGGCGTCGCCCGCCTCGCCCAGTCCGACGTCGAAGTCCCCAACGTCGACGCCGGAGCGATAAAAGATGCAGCAGAATCCCAACGGTTCGACGCTGGAATGAAAGCCACGCAAACCTGGCCGTGGGGCGAGGAGCGCGACTGGCCCTGGAAAGACCAGCTATAA
- a CDS encoding FAD-binding oxidoreductase gives MTQLDVTTRDGPTTTLSADRVETFRAALRGPLLEPGDEGFDEATRIWNGMVEKTPALVVQPTGTADVVEAVNFARENDLLLSVKGGGHNIGGTALTDGGLTIDMSNLTGVIVDPDARTVTAQAGCELGDVDRETQLHGLATPLGFISDTGIAGLTLGGGFGYLTRRFGWAVDNLLSVEIVTADGQVRRASREENPDLFWALRGAGHNFGVVTSFTYRLHDVGPLVYGGLIAWPAVHADAVLAAYRELTETAPRELTAFQILMRAPPAPFVPEEAHGKRICAMTVCYSGNLDDAEEALAPLRALPDPVVDLLQPMPYTVLQSSLDETEPTGWHYYWKTGFATDLTPELHATMDELAAECPIPGGQLVAAHLGGAINERPADDGAIGNRDVQFVFGASGMWEPGEPNEEAYKQWVRDAWARLQPFSTDTSYVNFQTAEDGPERLQATYGENYDRLVEVKRSYDPDNVFRVNRNIAP, from the coding sequence ATGACACAGTTGGACGTTACAACACGAGACGGACCGACGACGACACTTTCCGCGGACCGCGTCGAAACGTTCCGTGCGGCGCTCCGAGGCCCACTGCTTGAGCCCGGCGACGAGGGATTTGATGAGGCGACCCGTATCTGGAACGGAATGGTCGAAAAAACACCGGCCCTGGTCGTCCAGCCGACGGGCACGGCGGACGTCGTCGAGGCGGTGAACTTCGCCCGCGAAAACGACCTCCTGCTCTCGGTAAAAGGCGGGGGTCACAACATCGGCGGTACGGCGCTCACCGATGGAGGACTGACCATAGATATGTCGAACCTCACCGGCGTCATCGTCGACCCGGACGCGCGAACCGTGACGGCCCAGGCCGGGTGTGAACTCGGTGACGTAGACAGGGAGACGCAGCTCCACGGCCTCGCCACGCCGCTCGGGTTCATCTCAGATACCGGCATCGCTGGATTGACCCTCGGAGGTGGGTTTGGCTACCTTACTCGCCGCTTTGGATGGGCGGTCGACAACCTGCTGTCGGTCGAAATCGTCACCGCGGACGGGCAGGTCCGCCGTGCCAGCCGCGAGGAAAATCCAGACCTCTTCTGGGCGCTCCGCGGGGCCGGACACAACTTCGGCGTCGTCACTTCCTTCACCTACAGACTCCACGACGTTGGCCCCCTAGTGTACGGCGGGCTCATCGCGTGGCCTGCAGTGCACGCCGACGCGGTGCTCGCAGCCTACCGGGAACTCACCGAAACCGCACCTCGTGAATTGACGGCCTTCCAGATTCTGATGCGAGCGCCGCCAGCGCCGTTCGTCCCCGAGGAAGCCCATGGGAAGCGCATCTGCGCGATGACAGTCTGCTACAGTGGCAACCTCGACGACGCAGAGGAGGCGCTCGCTCCGCTTCGCGCACTTCCCGACCCGGTCGTCGATTTACTTCAACCGATGCCGTACACGGTATTGCAATCCTCGCTCGACGAGACGGAACCGACTGGGTGGCACTACTACTGGAAGACCGGATTCGCCACCGACCTGACGCCCGAGTTACACGCGACGATGGACGAACTGGCCGCGGAGTGTCCGATTCCGGGCGGACAGCTCGTCGCCGCCCACCTGGGTGGGGCAATCAACGAACGACCCGCAGACGACGGGGCCATCGGGAACCGCGATGTGCAGTTCGTCTTCGGGGCATCTGGGATGTGGGAGCCGGGCGAGCCGAACGAGGAAGCGTACAAACAGTGGGTTCGCGACGCCTGGGCGCGGTTACAGCCCTTCTCGACCGACACCTCGTACGTCAACTTCCAGACGGCAGAAGATGGTCCAGAGCGCCTGCAGGCCACGTACGGCGAGAACTACGACCGTCTCGTGGAGGTCAAACGGTCATACGACCCGGACAACGTGTTCCGCGTGAACCGCAACATCGCGCCATAA
- a CDS encoding ABC transporter substrate-binding protein, whose protein sequence is MSSDNGPLNRRSFLKAATAGGVAGLTTLAGCTGGGDGDGEGDGDGNNNAGPGAGLQTYTYVNNSQSYNPPRHDAINLIARQFNDLGLDVKVDVLEWGTLYNRVSVEYNYSFSTWHTFFTVDPVLELSNTMHSSKTGSGDGNYAGYENPDLDELLDSYMADPDKNSRVETIHEVQKTLMDDVPQMPITHMPAAAVYNKQQTGNWQPELSQGFNSYWTMVNLEMKGGETTLKGYWPETLSTMNVLGHNDENKHTYQFEVMYDTLVRLDNTGNINHDVSLATESNRVDETTIEYTIRTDHSWHDGEDLTAEDVAFTYNYLAEKEIPVYSVQAEYIEGAEVVDDSTVRINMAKPLGPFNTLVGTQIPIIPQHKWESRNEPSQANVEQPVGSGPLQFDYWNKGSEFGLKKFESHFAPVAFEKRFWRIIPEASTVWELLKSGELNYEPFGRIDRSLNENQDHEAIGTKFEPATSYWHFTPNERQTGLDDPVLRRALVNAIPRTAIVDQILFGFPDKGSNVVSTAFGELHTDDVPQYEEATEKARSRLESEGYSWNDKDMLVGPDA, encoded by the coding sequence ATGTCATCTGATAACGGGCCTCTGAATCGGAGGAGCTTTTTAAAAGCGGCCACCGCAGGTGGTGTGGCTGGGCTGACCACGCTCGCCGGCTGTACCGGCGGCGGTGACGGCGACGGCGAAGGTGACGGCGATGGGAACAACAACGCCGGACCCGGTGCTGGACTCCAAACGTACACGTACGTCAACAATTCCCAGAGCTACAACCCACCACGCCACGACGCCATCAACCTCATCGCGCGCCAGTTCAACGACCTCGGTCTTGATGTGAAGGTCGACGTGCTCGAATGGGGGACGCTCTACAACCGCGTGTCCGTGGAGTACAATTACAGCTTCTCGACGTGGCACACGTTCTTCACGGTCGACCCGGTGCTCGAACTCAGCAACACGATGCACTCCTCGAAGACGGGTTCGGGAGACGGCAACTACGCCGGCTACGAGAATCCCGACCTCGACGAACTGCTCGACAGTTACATGGCCGACCCCGACAAGAACTCGCGCGTTGAAACGATCCACGAGGTCCAGAAAACGCTGATGGATGACGTTCCGCAGATGCCGATTACGCACATGCCGGCCGCAGCCGTCTACAACAAACAGCAGACAGGCAACTGGCAGCCGGAGCTCTCCCAGGGCTTTAACTCCTACTGGACGATGGTCAACCTCGAGATGAAGGGTGGAGAAACCACCCTCAAGGGCTACTGGCCGGAGACCCTCTCGACGATGAACGTTCTCGGACACAACGACGAGAACAAACACACCTACCAGTTCGAGGTCATGTACGACACGCTCGTCCGCCTCGACAACACGGGGAACATCAACCACGACGTGAGTCTCGCGACCGAATCCAACCGGGTCGACGAGACCACCATCGAGTACACGATTCGGACCGACCACTCGTGGCACGACGGCGAGGACCTCACCGCAGAGGACGTCGCGTTCACCTACAACTACCTCGCTGAGAAGGAGATTCCGGTTTACTCCGTGCAGGCCGAGTACATTGAGGGCGCGGAAGTCGTGGACGACTCGACGGTTCGCATCAACATGGCGAAGCCACTCGGTCCGTTCAACACCCTCGTCGGCACGCAGATTCCCATCATCCCACAGCACAAGTGGGAGAGTCGAAACGAGCCGAGCCAGGCGAACGTCGAGCAACCGGTCGGCAGTGGGCCCCTTCAGTTCGATTACTGGAACAAGGGCAGCGAGTTCGGCCTGAAGAAGTTCGAATCGCACTTCGCGCCCGTTGCCTTCGAGAAGCGCTTCTGGCGGATTATCCCCGAAGCCTCGACGGTGTGGGAACTCCTCAAGAGCGGCGAACTCAACTACGAACCGTTCGGCCGTATCGACCGTTCGCTGAACGAGAATCAGGACCACGAAGCCATCGGCACGAAGTTCGAACCGGCCACCTCCTACTGGCACTTCACGCCGAACGAGCGCCAGACTGGTCTCGACGACCCCGTCCTGCGCCGGGCGCTGGTCAACGCCATCCCGCGGACGGCCATCGTCGACCAGATTCTGTTCGGCTTCCCGGACAAGGGCTCGAACGTCGTCTCGACGGCATTCGGCGAACTCCACACCGACGACGTGCCACAGTACGAGGAAGCGACAGAGAAGGCACGCAGTCGCCTCGAATCGGAGGGGTACAGCTGGAACGACAAGGATATGCTCGTCGGGCCGGACGCCTGA